A genomic window from Mesorhizobium sp. 131-2-1 includes:
- a CDS encoding TetR/AcrR family transcriptional regulator: protein MIEAEDIAADPKRARILDGAMKVFLAYGFSRTTMDDIARAADMSRPALYLLFKNKTDIFRAIALMLLGRSVEQAKSELESGGAFAERMMRAVDAALISMIGAVHASPHGAELLDMKSSVADLVGCWRGGLVEHIASAIESEAKRNGVDLAAKGLSARLLADMLLDGLEGMKMRISDPDEQRRAAAALIRVIDLALQKG from the coding sequence ATGATCGAAGCCGAGGACATTGCCGCAGACCCCAAGCGCGCCCGCATTCTGGATGGCGCGATGAAGGTGTTTCTCGCCTATGGCTTTTCGCGCACCACCATGGACGACATCGCGCGCGCCGCCGACATGTCGCGGCCGGCGCTCTATCTGCTGTTCAAGAACAAGACCGACATTTTCCGCGCCATCGCCCTGATGCTGCTTGGCCGCTCGGTCGAGCAGGCAAAGAGCGAGCTGGAAAGCGGCGGTGCCTTCGCCGAACGCATGATGCGCGCGGTGGATGCCGCGCTGATCTCGATGATAGGCGCCGTCCATGCCTCCCCGCACGGCGCCGAGCTGCTCGACATGAAGTCGAGCGTCGCCGACCTCGTCGGCTGCTGGCGAGGTGGCCTTGTCGAGCACATCGCCAGCGCGATCGAGAGCGAAGCGAAACGGAACGGCGTCGACCTCGCCGCTAAAGGGCTTTCGGCGCGGCTGCTCGCCGACATGCTGCTCGACGGGCTGGAAGGCATGAAGATGCGCATCAGCGATCCGGACGAGCAGCGGCGGGCCGCCGCCGCGCTGATCAGGGTGATCGATCTGGCGCTACAGAAGGGATGA
- a CDS encoding (2Fe-2S)-binding protein, giving the protein MRLTVDGQSFDIDADPQMPLLWALRDLIGKTGPKFGCGIAACGACTVHVDGQPVRSCSLPVGEVSGAITTIEGIASAGKLHPVQQAWLEEQVAQCGYCQAGQIMSAVALLDEVADPSDDDIDNAMGGNLCRCGTYPKIRAAIKKAAALKTAGL; this is encoded by the coding sequence ATGCGCCTCACCGTCGACGGGCAATCATTTGATATCGATGCCGATCCGCAAATGCCACTTCTGTGGGCGCTGCGCGATCTGATCGGCAAGACCGGGCCGAAATTCGGCTGCGGCATCGCCGCCTGCGGCGCCTGCACGGTGCATGTCGACGGCCAGCCGGTGCGCTCCTGCTCGCTGCCGGTCGGCGAGGTCAGCGGCGCAATCACCACGATCGAAGGTATCGCCAGCGCGGGCAAGCTGCATCCGGTGCAGCAGGCCTGGCTGGAAGAGCAGGTTGCGCAATGCGGCTACTGCCAGGCCGGCCAGATCATGAGCGCGGTGGCGCTGCTCGACGAGGTTGCCGACCCGTCCGACGACGACATCGACAATGCCATGGGCGGCAATCTCTGCCGCTGCGGCACTTATCCGAAGATCCGCGCGGCGATCAAGAAAGCCGCGGCGTTGAAGACGGCGGGGCTCTGA
- a CDS encoding xanthine dehydrogenase family protein molybdopterin-binding subunit: protein MASIGKIARRTFLIGAAAVAGGVAVGYYYYRKPFANPLEADLGKGEATFNPYVKIGADNTITIVTPRAEMGQGVSTTLAAMVAEELDVGLDLVKVEHGPASYAYYNAAILQEGGPFAFFDESMTAEAVRSGLGVVGKLLALQGTGGSSSMRDGFDKMRQAGAAARQMLIAAAAHKLGVSAGELETANGTVLHKASGKSVTYGEVAASASAMPPPAEVKLKDKADWKLLGKPQKRVDMLAKVTGAPIFGIDVRLPEMLYGTVKMSPRFWSKPVSVDLAKAEKMPGVVKIVPIETSYGHGFGVIAENTWAAFKAAEAIEAKWADPEYPLDSVAIGEVLKQALGEKGSALRNDGNVDTAFADAPREKIVEADYAVPYLAHATMEPMNATARLKDGALDIWCGNQAPTLVRQLCANAVGIEQDKVTVHTTFLGGGFGRRVEMDYALCAALMAKEAGGRPVKVTWTREEDMRHDAYRPAAIGKFQARLGDDGLPVAVDMKIASPSVIASTLRRLFPSLSAMGPDKTIVDGAYDQPYTIPNYRVSGVAAPVSIPVGSWRSVGSSINGFFHEGFIDEIATAGKTDPVELRKKLMAAYPSAVKVVETVAGMAKWGEALPAGKAKGMAFTLSFGSWVGEIVQVADTPAGIRIEKVWIAADVGTALDPDIIKAQLISAAIYGLSAAMGQEITFADGMVEQSNFHDFDAMRIFQCPVFEVAVLENFHKMGGVGEVGTPPAAPALANAIFALTGKRIRRLPLSKDVAFA, encoded by the coding sequence ATGGCCAGCATCGGAAAGATCGCCCGTCGCACCTTCCTCATCGGCGCCGCCGCTGTCGCCGGCGGTGTCGCCGTCGGCTACTATTACTATCGCAAGCCCTTCGCCAATCCGCTCGAAGCCGATCTCGGCAAGGGTGAGGCAACCTTCAATCCCTATGTGAAGATCGGCGCCGACAACACCATCACTATCGTCACGCCGCGCGCCGAAATGGGGCAAGGTGTCTCGACGACGCTTGCCGCCATGGTCGCTGAGGAGCTCGATGTCGGCCTCGACCTGGTCAAGGTCGAGCACGGCCCGGCTTCCTACGCCTACTACAATGCGGCGATCCTCCAGGAGGGCGGCCCGTTCGCCTTCTTCGACGAGAGCATGACCGCGGAAGCGGTGCGCTCCGGTCTTGGCGTGGTCGGAAAGCTGCTCGCCCTGCAGGGCACTGGCGGCTCGTCCTCGATGCGCGACGGGTTCGACAAGATGCGGCAGGCGGGCGCGGCCGCCAGGCAGATGCTGATCGCGGCGGCGGCGCACAAGCTCGGCGTTTCCGCCGGCGAGCTGGAAACCGCCAACGGCACGGTCCTGCACAAGGCGTCGGGCAAATCGGTCACCTATGGCGAAGTTGCCGCCTCAGCCAGCGCCATGCCGCCGCCGGCCGAGGTCAAGCTCAAGGACAAGGCCGACTGGAAGCTGCTCGGCAAGCCGCAGAAGCGCGTCGACATGCTGGCCAAGGTCACCGGCGCGCCGATCTTCGGCATCGATGTCCGGCTGCCGGAAATGCTCTACGGCACGGTGAAGATGAGCCCGCGCTTCTGGTCGAAGCCGGTGAGCGTCGACCTGGCCAAGGCCGAGAAGATGCCGGGCGTGGTCAAGATCGTGCCCATCGAGACCAGCTACGGCCACGGCTTCGGCGTCATCGCTGAAAACACCTGGGCGGCATTCAAGGCCGCCGAGGCGATCGAGGCCAAATGGGCCGATCCCGAATATCCGCTGGACAGCGTCGCCATCGGCGAAGTGCTGAAACAGGCACTCGGCGAAAAGGGTTCGGCATTGCGCAACGACGGCAATGTCGACACCGCTTTCGCCGACGCGCCGCGCGAAAAGATCGTCGAGGCCGACTATGCCGTGCCCTATCTGGCGCATGCGACGATGGAGCCGATGAACGCCACGGCGCGGCTGAAGGACGGCGCCCTCGACATCTGGTGCGGCAACCAGGCGCCGACGTTGGTGCGCCAGCTCTGCGCCAATGCGGTCGGCATCGAGCAGGACAAGGTCACGGTGCACACCACCTTCCTCGGTGGCGGCTTCGGCCGCCGCGTCGAGATGGATTATGCGCTGTGCGCGGCGCTGATGGCCAAGGAAGCCGGCGGGCGTCCGGTCAAGGTGACCTGGACGCGCGAGGAAGACATGCGCCACGACGCCTACCGCCCCGCTGCCATCGGCAAGTTCCAGGCGCGACTTGGCGACGATGGCCTGCCGGTCGCCGTCGACATGAAGATCGCGTCGCCCTCGGTGATCGCCAGCACGCTGCGGCGGCTGTTTCCCTCGCTGTCGGCGATGGGACCGGACAAGACCATCGTCGATGGCGCCTATGACCAGCCCTACACGATCCCGAACTACAGGGTGAGCGGTGTCGCCGCGCCCGTTTCCATCCCGGTCGGTTCGTGGCGGTCGGTCGGCAGCTCGATCAATGGCTTCTTCCACGAAGGCTTCATCGACGAGATCGCGACCGCCGGGAAAACCGATCCGGTCGAATTGCGCAAGAAACTGATGGCCGCCTATCCGTCGGCGGTAAAGGTGGTCGAGACCGTCGCCGGGATGGCGAAATGGGGCGAGGCGCTGCCGGCCGGCAAGGCCAAGGGCATGGCCTTCACGCTGTCTTTCGGCAGTTGGGTCGGCGAGATCGTCCAGGTCGCGGACACGCCGGCCGGCATCCGCATCGAAAAGGTGTGGATCGCTGCCGATGTCGGCACCGCGCTCGATCCCGACATCATCAAGGCGCAGCTCATCTCCGCCGCCATCTATGGCCTGTCGGCGGCGATGGGCCAGGAAATCACCTTCGCCGACGGCATGGTCGAGCAGTCGAATTTCCACGATTTCGACGCCATGCGCATCTTCCAGTGTCCGGTCTTCGAGGTCGCGGTGCTGGAGAATTTCCACAAGATGGGCGGCGTCGGTGAGGTCGGCACGCCGCCGGCGGCGCCGGCGCTCGCCAATGCCATCTTCGCGCTGACCGGCAAGCGCATCCGTAGGTTGCCGTTGTCGAAAGATGTGGCCTTCGCATGA